Proteins from a single region of Alloscardovia omnicolens:
- a CDS encoding MFS transporter gives MEEQKKWWASSDYVSWFTADTASAIGLSLRALALSLLGLSITQSAVLAGWLGSLSMVVQLIMTIFGGTFVDRHSRKMLVIVNAICGSLIWSCVGILFYWHMLNFKILLVLSLVASGINGFLSSATDALLRSVIEIEYYSQARSLNEGRDATISMLGNPISGFLYTLHPAVPFLISAVFYFLSGAASIRIKEQYADAQKKYTQGSDNRTSFIADFTDGWSWTFHKPLLMNIILTASLMNFAINGIEYSIQFHLASEGKPATAIGFISTGIAVSMLLGSVIAGALSNKVSVGKIVCCSYLFMCICALPLIMTDKYWIIFIFNSFLGLPFPLINATVLGFVFTKVPENMQGRVTVTLTVPAQVLSAFCGAAAGSLLTVMTYVQTNTVFLLILGLSLTIVLLSPSLRRLPGSAEWQKVSL, from the coding sequence ATGGAAGAGCAGAAAAAGTGGTGGGCGTCGTCCGATTATGTGTCATGGTTTACAGCGGATACAGCATCAGCTATCGGTCTGAGTCTTCGTGCATTAGCATTGAGTTTGTTAGGGTTATCCATAACGCAGTCGGCGGTATTGGCAGGTTGGTTGGGATCCTTATCTATGGTAGTTCAGCTTATTATGACCATTTTTGGTGGGACTTTTGTTGATCGTCATAGCAGAAAAATGCTTGTTATTGTCAACGCAATATGTGGTAGCCTCATCTGGTCATGTGTAGGTATTTTGTTTTACTGGCATATGCTCAATTTTAAGATTTTACTTGTGCTGTCGCTAGTAGCCTCAGGAATAAATGGATTTCTATCGAGTGCTACAGATGCGCTTCTGAGGTCAGTTATTGAAATTGAGTATTATTCTCAAGCTCGTAGTTTGAATGAGGGAAGAGATGCCACTATTTCTATGCTTGGTAATCCAATAAGCGGTTTTCTCTATACTCTGCACCCCGCTGTGCCATTTCTTATATCTGCAGTTTTTTACTTCCTATCGGGCGCAGCGAGCATAAGAATCAAAGAACAATACGCCGATGCTCAGAAAAAATATACACAGGGTTCAGATAATCGTACTTCATTCATTGCAGATTTTACGGATGGATGGTCGTGGACTTTTCATAAGCCTTTGCTGATGAATATTATTCTTACTGCCTCTCTTATGAATTTTGCTATAAATGGAATAGAGTACTCTATTCAATTCCATTTGGCTTCCGAAGGTAAACCTGCAACTGCTATTGGTTTTATTAGTACGGGAATAGCAGTATCCATGCTTCTGGGATCTGTTATTGCCGGTGCGTTGAGTAATAAAGTTTCTGTGGGAAAAATTGTATGCTGTTCATATCTTTTTATGTGTATATGTGCTTTGCCGTTAATAATGACAGATAAATATTGGATTATATTTATATTCAATTCGTTTCTAGGTTTACCATTTCCGCTCATTAATGCCACGGTTCTCGGTTTTGTATTTACCAAGGTACCTGAAAATATGCAGGGTAGAGTAACAGTAACTCTTACAGTACCGGCTCAAGTATTATCAGCGTTTTGTGGTGCTGCAGCAGGTAGTCTTTTGACGGTTATGACTTATGTGCAAACAAATACAGTATTTCTTCTGATCCTAGGTTTAAGTTTAACAATTGTTCTGTTATCGCCATCTCTCAGACGGCTGCCGGGTTCTGCCGAATGGCAAAAAGTATCTCTATAA
- a CDS encoding aminotransferase class I/II-fold pyridoxal phosphate-dependent enzyme produces the protein MMTDNAVRSAVRDLRGSLIRSFDADISNIDGIIKLTLGEPDFPTPARVVQAGIDSIQAGRTHYAPNAGTMGFRQAVVDYLKRRRGLDYTVDNIVATVGGSEALSSSLGALLSSETQSIIPIPAFGAYKTQTLLAGGSLDLIDTTETGFKLTPQQLEEAIDRAETAGKRPVLIINYPNNPTGVALATDELKALADVVTRHNILVVSDEVYSEIYYGEGCADSIARYAPDNTILIDSASKSFAMTGWRVGYIAAPEQYAQEFVKVHQSNVATGATFTMDAAQEGYEHGDEDIEAMVNEYSRRRNFMYKALTDMGLNVAYPDGAFYLFIQIPDWFEGSSLDFCTKLAYEAKVALIPGAAFGNPQSRWVRASYAASMENLQECAERMKVWLQERLKEQN, from the coding sequence ATGATGACAGATAACGCAGTACGTTCTGCCGTGCGCGATTTACGCGGCTCATTAATTCGTTCTTTTGATGCCGATATTTCTAACATTGATGGCATTATTAAATTGACTTTAGGAGAGCCAGATTTTCCTACACCTGCTCGCGTAGTGCAGGCAGGTATTGATTCCATTCAGGCAGGGCGCACGCATTACGCGCCAAATGCTGGAACAATGGGATTCCGCCAGGCAGTGGTTGACTATTTAAAGCGCCGACGTGGCTTGGATTATACTGTTGACAACATTGTGGCAACAGTTGGCGGATCTGAAGCGCTATCGTCTAGTTTGGGAGCACTTCTCAGCTCAGAAACACAATCTATTATTCCTATCCCGGCTTTTGGAGCGTATAAAACTCAGACTTTGCTTGCTGGCGGAAGTCTTGATCTTATAGACACTACCGAAACTGGTTTTAAGCTCACACCGCAGCAGCTCGAAGAGGCTATTGACCGTGCCGAGACTGCAGGTAAGCGTCCTGTTTTGATTATTAATTATCCTAATAATCCAACTGGTGTAGCGCTCGCAACAGATGAGCTGAAGGCGCTGGCTGACGTGGTCACGCGCCATAATATTCTGGTTGTTTCCGATGAGGTTTATAGCGAAATTTATTACGGCGAGGGGTGCGCAGACTCTATTGCCCGCTATGCTCCAGATAATACAATACTCATTGATTCTGCCTCGAAATCCTTTGCCATGACCGGGTGGCGCGTGGGATATATTGCCGCGCCAGAGCAGTATGCACAGGAGTTTGTGAAAGTTCATCAGTCCAATGTGGCAACGGGCGCAACCTTTACTATGGATGCTGCTCAAGAAGGTTATGAGCATGGCGATGAAGATATTGAAGCTATGGTGAATGAATATTCACGCCGTCGCAATTTCATGTATAAGGCTTTAACGGATATGGGCTTGAATGTAGCGTATCCTGACGGGGCTTTTTACTTATTTATTCAAATTCCTGACTGGTTTGAAGGGTCTAGTCTGGATTTCTGCACGAAGCTTGCGTATGAAGCAAAGGTTGCGCTTATTCCTGGAGCCGCTTTTGGTAATCCACAGTCTCGCTGGGTGCGCGCTAGCTATGCGGCAAGTATGGAAAATCTTCAAGAATGTGCTGAGCGCATGAAGGTGTGGTTACAGGAGAGGTTAAAGGAGCAAAACTAG
- the mvaD gene encoding diphosphomevalonate decarboxylase, whose protein sequence is MFDTLSVAARAHTNIALIKYWGKRDEELYLPTSTSLSLTLDSLYTDTHVSFDSQLDADVLHLAGEKQDAASTAKVARVIDLFRQRYDCCDAPAVRVDSHNHVPTAAGLASSSSGFAALAFALRALFEQACPHQPHMSDTELSTFARRGSGSATRSIFGGFVEWAYGTGSEDSVAVPVDNADWDVAMVVAAISIQHKKISSTYGMKHTAATSAFYSLWRQASQQDLEAVRAGIASRDIDAIGAAMEANCMKFHATMFAANPPFTYMTSKSLQVIEFVQALRNEGLSAYFTMDAGPNVKILCRRSDQPQLHERLSAAFPEITLFDAAPGGAPELLDDAQWSELYG, encoded by the coding sequence ATGTTTGATACGCTCAGCGTTGCAGCTCGCGCTCATACAAATATTGCACTGATTAAATACTGGGGAAAGCGTGATGAAGAACTGTACTTGCCTACAAGTACGAGCTTGTCTTTGACTTTGGATTCTTTATATACAGATACGCACGTGAGTTTTGATTCTCAGCTTGATGCAGATGTTTTACATTTAGCAGGTGAAAAGCAAGATGCAGCGTCTACGGCTAAGGTAGCGCGTGTTATTGATTTATTCCGTCAGCGTTACGATTGCTGTGATGCTCCAGCTGTGCGTGTGGATAGTCACAATCATGTTCCCACTGCTGCAGGCTTAGCTAGTTCATCAAGCGGTTTCGCAGCTTTAGCTTTTGCATTGCGTGCACTTTTTGAGCAAGCCTGCCCTCACCAACCACATATGAGTGATACAGAATTATCCACTTTTGCTCGCCGTGGATCAGGCTCTGCAACGCGTAGTATTTTTGGTGGTTTTGTAGAGTGGGCATATGGCACGGGTAGTGAGGATTCTGTTGCTGTTCCTGTGGATAATGCTGATTGGGATGTAGCTATGGTGGTAGCAGCTATTTCCATACAGCATAAAAAGATTTCCAGCACCTATGGCATGAAACATACTGCAGCTACCTCCGCATTTTATTCTCTGTGGAGACAAGCATCGCAGCAGGATTTGGAGGCGGTGCGTGCAGGAATTGCCTCCCGTGATATTGATGCTATTGGCGCTGCTATGGAAGCTAATTGCATGAAATTCCATGCCACCATGTTTGCTGCTAATCCGCCTTTTACATATATGACGTCAAAGAGTTTACAGGTGATTGAATTCGTGCAAGCATTGCGCAATGAAGGATTAAGCGCATACTTTACGATGGATGCTGGTCCTAACGTAAAAATTTTGTGCCGCCGCAGCGACCAACCTCAATTGCACGAGCGTTTATCTGCAGCTTTTCCTGAGATTACTCTTTTTGATGCTGCTCCGGGTGGCGCCCCTGAATTGCTTGATGATGCTCAGTGGAGTGAACTCTATGGCTAA
- a CDS encoding GtrA family protein has translation MSNMSGFKKWIKEHPDLWEFILFNILSNISTASRFLMLWILTPLFVTAMGLTAPFHFLFYSYDVKAGGIGMFLATIIAEIVAQTVNFFVQMKWVFKSDSNFKDAAWKYVILAIILIIVSGFAPSYITAWSNSIGWGAFASTLTAVFNTLLAVIISYPLLKFWIMPKNKQK, from the coding sequence ATGAGTAATATGAGCGGTTTTAAGAAGTGGATTAAAGAGCACCCAGACTTGTGGGAGTTCATCCTCTTCAATATCTTATCTAATATTTCTACAGCTAGCCGCTTCCTTATGCTGTGGATTTTGACTCCGCTTTTTGTAACTGCAATGGGTTTGACTGCACCATTCCACTTCCTTTTCTACAGCTATGATGTAAAAGCAGGTGGTATTGGAATGTTCTTAGCTACCATTATTGCTGAAATTGTGGCACAGACAGTCAACTTCTTTGTTCAAATGAAGTGGGTCTTTAAGTCTGATTCAAACTTCAAAGATGCGGCATGGAAGTATGTGATTCTTGCCATTATTCTGATTATTGTTTCCGGTTTTGCACCAAGTTACATTACTGCATGGAGCAATAGCATTGGTTGGGGCGCATTCGCAAGTACTCTTACTGCGGTATTCAACACCTTACTGGCAGTTATTATTTCTTATCCACTGCTCAAGTTCTGGATTATGCCAAAAAATAAGCAGAAGTAA
- a CDS encoding glycosyltransferase family A protein, which yields MANKTISFVVPSYNVEDYLARCVNSLLDTADTSDVEIIIVDDGSRDGTAVLADTFAERYPDVVRVIHQENAGHGGACNAGIAAATGQYVKIVDADDWIDSAAYVTYITFLRSQAMTSQPVDLVVSNYTYENIAKRHTRTIRYKNIFEANTRLTWDDMNPCRIQQYLLMHTLTFRVEVLRQSGMKLPEHTFYVDFIFSFQPLPWVKSLTYLNIDLYRYFIGREGQSVQKDIMIQRVDQLIKVNKIMVDAMPASGEVSDGLYRYMLHYLGSQFMVTSVFLTLSKDPKRWQQKDELWNNLRERSEELYKDLRAQEISARFMTIPGAWGRGLVRAGYAITNFAVGFNS from the coding sequence ATGGCTAATAAGACTATTTCCTTTGTGGTTCCCTCCTACAACGTAGAAGATTATTTAGCGCGTTGTGTCAACTCTCTGCTCGATACAGCAGATACCTCCGATGTGGAAATCATCATTGTTGATGATGGCTCTCGTGATGGTACTGCAGTTCTTGCTGATACTTTTGCTGAGCGTTACCCAGATGTTGTGCGCGTTATTCACCAAGAAAATGCTGGACATGGGGGAGCGTGCAATGCTGGTATTGCCGCCGCAACAGGACAGTACGTAAAAATTGTGGATGCTGATGATTGGATTGATAGCGCCGCATACGTCACCTATATTACTTTCCTGCGCTCTCAAGCTATGACTTCTCAGCCAGTAGATTTAGTGGTGAGCAACTACACTTATGAGAACATAGCTAAGCGCCACACTCGCACTATCCGTTACAAAAATATTTTTGAAGCAAATACGCGTCTTACATGGGACGATATGAATCCATGTCGCATTCAGCAGTACTTACTGATGCATACACTGACTTTCCGTGTAGAAGTTCTGCGTCAAAGCGGCATGAAACTTCCTGAGCACACCTTCTATGTAGACTTTATTTTCTCTTTCCAGCCATTACCATGGGTCAAATCTTTGACTTATTTGAATATTGATTTGTATCGCTATTTTATTGGACGAGAAGGCCAGAGCGTACAGAAAGATATTATGATTCAGCGCGTTGACCAGCTGATAAAAGTCAATAAAATAATGGTTGATGCCATGCCAGCATCCGGTGAAGTATCTGATGGATTGTATCGCTATATGCTGCATTATTTAGGATCGCAGTTTATGGTGACCAGTGTTTTCCTTACTCTTTCGAAGGATCCGAAACGTTGGCAGCAAAAAGATGAGCTGTGGAATAATTTGCGCGAACGCAGCGAAGAGCTATACAAGGATCTGCGTGCGCAAGAAATTTCTGCCCGATTTATGACTATTCCTGGCGCATGGGGTCGTGGATTAGTACGTGCTGGCTATGCCATCACAAATTTTGCGGTCGGTTTTAACAGCTAA
- a CDS encoding amino acid permease, with protein sequence MSEATQKKQTVSAQSSPAVDKGDAGYEKGLKARHIQMIAIGGSIGTGLFLGAGGRLAQGGAGLVFSYALCGLFAFLMVRALGELAIRRPSSGAFVSYSREFLGEKGAYITGWMFFLDWATTVMADITAVALYLHYWSLFKAIPQWVLALIALAVVFALNMMSVKMFGEAEFWFAAIKVATIIGFMLIAIGAIIFHAHTGTAPDGTAYTAGLHNITEFGGFMPHGVPIMLSLTLGVVYAFGGTEMVGVAAGETQDAQKVLPKAINSMIVRIFVFYIGSVLLMALVLPYLAYSSSESPFVTFFSGINVPYAGDIIQVVVLTAALSSLNAGLYATGRTLRSMAIAGSGPRFAAKLNKNKVPFGGIIITSALGLVGVVLNAVLAEDAFNVIMDLAGIGIAGTWSMILITHIAFLRKVKKGEEKRPEYRMPWAPFTDYISLAFYAVVVLSNLWSDSGRKTLALFAVVIVALIAGWFYVRGRIQANLMDEMLDAEIES encoded by the coding sequence GTGAGTGAAGCAACTCAAAAAAAGCAAACTGTCTCTGCCCAGTCGTCACCAGCAGTAGATAAAGGCGATGCAGGCTATGAAAAAGGTCTTAAAGCCCGCCACATTCAAATGATTGCTATTGGCGGATCTATTGGAACAGGTCTCTTCTTGGGTGCAGGCGGACGCTTAGCTCAAGGTGGAGCAGGTCTTGTTTTCTCCTATGCTTTGTGCGGTCTTTTTGCTTTCCTGATGGTGCGCGCTTTAGGTGAGTTAGCTATTCGCCGTCCAAGTTCGGGTGCATTTGTGTCGTATTCTCGCGAATTTTTGGGAGAAAAAGGCGCATATATTACCGGTTGGATGTTCTTCCTCGACTGGGCAACCACTGTGATGGCAGATATTACGGCTGTAGCTTTGTACTTGCATTACTGGTCGCTTTTTAAGGCAATTCCGCAATGGGTTCTTGCTTTGATTGCTTTGGCTGTGGTTTTTGCGCTCAATATGATGAGTGTAAAAATGTTTGGTGAAGCGGAGTTCTGGTTTGCTGCTATTAAAGTAGCCACCATTATTGGCTTTATGCTGATTGCCATTGGAGCTATTATTTTCCATGCGCATACCGGCACTGCACCTGATGGCACTGCGTACACCGCTGGTCTGCATAATATTACTGAGTTTGGCGGCTTCATGCCTCACGGCGTTCCTATTATGCTCTCCCTGACTTTGGGAGTTGTTTATGCATTCGGCGGAACAGAAATGGTAGGTGTGGCTGCAGGCGAAACTCAAGATGCGCAAAAGGTTCTTCCTAAAGCAATTAACTCTATGATTGTGCGCATTTTCGTGTTCTATATTGGCTCGGTTTTGCTTATGGCTTTGGTGTTGCCATACCTTGCTTATTCTTCAAGCGAATCTCCATTTGTTACCTTCTTCTCGGGCATTAACGTGCCGTATGCAGGTGACATTATTCAAGTCGTTGTCTTAACAGCGGCGCTTTCGTCCCTAAATGCTGGGCTTTATGCCACTGGACGCACTTTACGCTCTATGGCTATTGCTGGCTCTGGTCCTCGTTTTGCTGCGAAGTTGAATAAGAATAAGGTGCCTTTTGGTGGCATTATTATTACCTCGGCTCTTGGTTTAGTAGGCGTTGTGCTCAATGCTGTGCTTGCAGAGGATGCGTTTAACGTGATTATGGATTTGGCTGGCATTGGTATTGCTGGAACGTGGTCCATGATTTTGATTACGCATATTGCTTTCTTGCGTAAAGTGAAGAAGGGTGAAGAAAAGCGTCCTGAATATAGAATGCCATGGGCACCTTTCACCGACTACATTTCTTTGGCTTTTTATGCAGTGGTAGTGCTTTCTAATCTGTGGAGTGATTCGGGGCGTAAAACTCTGGCGCTCTTTGCTGTGGTGATTGTGGCGTTGATTGCTGGGTGGTTCTATGTGCGTGGACGTATTCAGGCGAATTTGATGGACGAGATGCTCGACGCGGAGATTGAATCGTGA
- a CDS encoding phosphomevalonate kinase has protein sequence MAKGKLYICGEYAVVDGGAAVVAAVDRHLRAVVSESDDAFMVCDVTQRPSIRTDDSNRYVKAAFWIAARYLGEEGVTLAAHTALHIESELVEADGRKYGLGSSGAVTVAVLEALLEPLISKHALPAEHIYKLAVLALQLVHDNGSGGDIACSAFGQLIYYVRPDQDFVCELGNTIDTLNLHEIVNSVWPQLVLDRLQWPMGIQSFIAWTGSPASSAELVQAVRSYKTHNSAAYSSFVRESTHVSQAIREACRTNNAQDFVAAYAQAGDLLTEFSRQTGDFMNTPELKKCVRIAQEHGCVAKFSGAGGGDCAIALTHEDVDGHALRTAWNKAGIMPMDWHLG, from the coding sequence ATGGCTAAAGGGAAACTCTACATATGCGGTGAGTATGCAGTAGTTGATGGAGGTGCTGCTGTTGTTGCTGCTGTGGATCGTCATTTGCGTGCTGTGGTTAGCGAAAGCGATGATGCGTTCATGGTCTGCGATGTCACTCAACGACCATCAATACGTACTGATGATAGTAATCGCTATGTTAAGGCAGCTTTTTGGATTGCAGCACGCTATTTAGGTGAAGAAGGCGTTACTCTTGCTGCGCATACTGCTCTTCACATTGAATCTGAATTAGTTGAAGCTGATGGGCGTAAATATGGTTTAGGATCTTCTGGTGCGGTCACTGTGGCGGTACTCGAAGCCTTACTTGAGCCCCTGATTAGTAAGCACGCGTTACCTGCAGAACATATTTACAAACTGGCTGTTCTAGCTTTGCAACTGGTGCATGACAATGGTTCGGGCGGCGATATTGCGTGCTCTGCTTTCGGTCAGCTCATATATTATGTGCGACCAGATCAAGATTTTGTGTGCGAACTAGGTAACACAATAGATACGCTGAATCTTCATGAGATAGTTAACAGCGTATGGCCTCAGCTTGTTCTGGATAGATTGCAATGGCCTATGGGAATTCAGTCTTTTATTGCGTGGACAGGTTCACCAGCTAGTTCAGCTGAACTTGTTCAAGCTGTGCGGTCGTATAAAACACACAATAGTGCGGCATACAGTAGTTTCGTGCGTGAATCCACCCATGTTTCCCAGGCAATTCGCGAAGCCTGCCGTACCAATAATGCTCAAGATTTTGTTGCAGCCTATGCTCAAGCTGGTGATCTTCTTACTGAATTTTCACGGCAAACTGGCGATTTTATGAATACGCCAGAATTAAAAAAGTGTGTGCGCATTGCACAAGAGCATGGGTGCGTGGCAAAATTCTCTGGAGCTGGCGGAGGTGACTGCGCTATTGCCTTAACGCATGAAGACGTTGATGGTCATGCCTTACGTACAGCATGGAATAAAGCAGGTATTATGCCAATGGATTGGCATTTAGGCTAA
- the mvk gene encoding mevalonate kinase produces MVRNEGYCGVSHGKVILIGEHSVVYDQPALVLPLHDARMSVKLTPRTDSGLFIDCEYFCGPLRHAPDMLSNIRVLVERLMYDFALNHQGFNLTVRSTIPHERGMGSSAAVAVATIRAISKFAGRALNFKEEFEYTQIAENIAHSTASGLDSAAVASDSAVWFQRGTEISTFAFDTSAVLVVADTGITGSTREAVSDVRSLLKSYNPHVSRETWSHIHRLGQLSYECADALRANSIDTLGVCMNEAQRILSQLSVSHPIIEHCISAARVAGAVGAKLTGGGRGGCLLALAQSQSAAQRIDQALIQAGAIRTWQVPLQSKGIQ; encoded by the coding sequence ATGGTCAGAAACGAGGGGTATTGCGGTGTCTCGCATGGCAAAGTTATACTCATCGGCGAACATTCGGTGGTATACGATCAGCCTGCTTTAGTGCTTCCTTTGCATGATGCGCGTATGAGCGTAAAACTAACACCTCGTACCGATTCAGGTTTGTTTATTGACTGTGAATATTTCTGTGGTCCTCTGCGTCATGCACCCGATATGCTCAGCAATATTCGCGTGCTTGTGGAGCGACTCATGTATGATTTTGCTCTGAATCACCAAGGTTTTAACCTTACTGTTCGTTCCACAATTCCTCATGAGCGTGGTATGGGGTCGTCTGCTGCAGTAGCGGTGGCTACAATACGCGCTATATCAAAATTTGCAGGCCGCGCCTTGAATTTTAAAGAAGAATTTGAATATACGCAGATTGCTGAAAACATTGCACATTCGACTGCTTCGGGCTTAGATAGTGCAGCTGTGGCTTCAGATAGTGCTGTCTGGTTTCAACGTGGTACAGAAATTTCGACCTTCGCTTTTGACACATCAGCAGTGCTGGTAGTGGCGGATACAGGGATTACGGGGAGCACGCGCGAAGCTGTGAGTGATGTGCGTAGCTTGCTTAAATCTTATAATCCCCATGTTTCACGTGAAACATGGTCTCATATTCACCGTTTAGGTCAGCTCTCTTATGAATGCGCTGATGCTTTGCGCGCCAATTCCATCGATACGCTCGGTGTGTGCATGAATGAGGCGCAACGTATTTTATCTCAACTCAGTGTTTCACATCCTATAATTGAGCACTGTATTTCTGCAGCTCGTGTAGCGGGAGCAGTAGGGGCTAAGCTTACAGGCGGAGGTCGCGGCGGCTGCTTGCTTGCTTTGGCTCAATCACAAAGTGCGGCTCAACGCATTGATCAAGCTTTAATACAAGCTGGAGCTATTCGCACATGGCAGGTTCCTCTTCAATCGAAAGGTATTCAATAA
- the fni gene encoding type 2 isopentenyl-diphosphate Delta-isomerase, producing MTTIDPHISSRKDDHVRLANQFYGSAPADAHAEIDGMQFVHNALPETSVADVDLSSSFAGLHLKRPYFINAMTGGTERANDINRRLARVAQATGSPLALGSMSIAVKNPHTRQAYAQLREDFPDVQFIANLGAEHTRESAQMVVDLIGASALQIHLNAAQEIVMPEGEKDFRGWQYTIKTCVHELSVPVIVKEVGFGISCETAQNLIKMGVSTIDVAGSGGTNFIQIENARNSEHHYDYLENWGMSTIRSLMETVYARTNAHLSKDALRIIASGGVRHPLDIIKYVALGADAVGLSAAFLHSITSSEDADEAVESTIALMQQWDAQCAQIMAMLAATSVEQLQTTALYTLPLSLRDYLSQRFSM from the coding sequence ATGACGACAATAGATCCCCATATTTCTTCACGCAAAGATGATCACGTGCGTTTAGCCAACCAGTTTTACGGCAGCGCTCCAGCTGATGCTCATGCAGAAATTGATGGTATGCAGTTTGTGCATAATGCCTTGCCTGAAACCAGCGTAGCCGATGTTGATCTTTCTAGCTCTTTCGCTGGACTTCACCTCAAGCGACCATATTTTATTAACGCCATGACAGGTGGAACTGAGCGCGCCAACGATATTAATCGTCGTCTGGCTCGAGTGGCTCAAGCAACCGGATCTCCATTGGCTTTAGGCTCAATGAGTATTGCTGTGAAAAATCCTCATACCCGTCAAGCATATGCTCAGTTGCGTGAAGATTTTCCGGATGTGCAGTTTATTGCCAATCTTGGAGCTGAACATACACGAGAATCAGCGCAAATGGTAGTCGATCTTATTGGTGCTAGTGCTTTGCAAATCCATCTCAACGCGGCCCAAGAAATTGTTATGCCAGAAGGAGAGAAGGATTTTCGAGGCTGGCAGTACACAATCAAAACGTGCGTACATGAGCTGAGCGTTCCCGTCATCGTGAAAGAAGTGGGTTTTGGTATTAGCTGTGAAACTGCTCAAAACCTTATAAAGATGGGCGTCAGCACTATTGATGTGGCTGGAAGCGGCGGCACGAATTTTATTCAGATTGAAAATGCGCGCAATAGTGAGCATCACTACGATTATTTGGAAAACTGGGGCATGAGCACTATTCGTTCGCTTATGGAAACAGTTTATGCTCGCACAAACGCTCATCTGAGCAAGGATGCGCTGCGTATTATTGCCTCCGGTGGCGTGCGTCATCCGCTCGATATTATCAAGTATGTGGCTTTAGGTGCTGATGCAGTGGGTCTATCTGCAGCCTTCTTGCACTCTATTACGAGCAGTGAGGATGCCGATGAAGCTGTGGAATCCACTATTGCTCTTATGCAGCAATGGGATGCACAATGTGCACAGATTATGGCTATGCTGGCAGCGACGAGTGTGGAACAGTTGCAGACCACAGCGCTCTATACCTTGCCACTTAGCTTGCGTGATTATCTTTCTCAGCGTTTCTCCATGTAA
- a CDS encoding winged helix-turn-helix domain-containing protein, which yields MGDKNTKKTLAYDGADTSAQTASALKVMSNPIRMRILATLRINGAQTIGDISNHLNEAPGAVSYHMLQLEQAGLVVKVQSPDGDKRKSWWQAAQQEVHIQRSLAQENPEEDLNMDIFQRAAALSYQMAYERYLDHLSSFSSEWVEACTSDDHVLHLTPAQVTDMIAELNSVISKWQEVSDRQSDNSHDVETVALVLQAFRWIP from the coding sequence ATGGGAGATAAAAATACAAAAAAAACTCTTGCTTATGACGGGGCGGACACGAGTGCTCAGACAGCATCAGCACTGAAGGTCATGTCTAATCCCATTCGTATGAGAATTTTAGCAACCTTAAGAATTAACGGCGCTCAGACTATTGGGGATATTAGCAATCATCTCAACGAAGCGCCAGGAGCTGTGAGCTATCATATGCTTCAACTTGAGCAGGCAGGACTTGTTGTAAAAGTTCAATCTCCCGATGGTGATAAGCGGAAGAGTTGGTGGCAAGCTGCACAGCAAGAGGTGCATATTCAGCGTTCTCTTGCACAGGAAAATCCTGAAGAAGATCTGAATATGGATATTTTTCAACGTGCTGCTGCGTTGTCTTATCAGATGGCCTATGAGCGTTATCTTGATCATTTATCAAGCTTTTCATCAGAATGGGTTGAAGCGTGTACAAGTGACGATCATGTATTACATCTCACTCCGGCACAAGTAACTGACATGATTGCAGAATTGAATTCAGTTATTTCAAAATGGCAAGAAGTATCTGACAGACAGTCTGATAATTCTCATGATGTTGAAACTGTTGCGCTTGTTCTTCAGGCTTTTCGCTGGATTCCTTAA